A single genomic interval of Lactococcus sp. S-13 harbors:
- a CDS encoding UDP-N-acetylglucosamine 1-carboxyvinyltransferase has translation MKKIVINGGKRISGKITISGAKNSVVALIPATILANDVVTLEGVPDISDVESLIEIMEIMGAKVERHREEGRLVIDTRSVVSRPLPYGKINSLRASYYFNGALLGRFGQATVGLPGGCDLGPRPTDLHDKAFKALGARKLQQEEAEHLEVIGDHLVGTTIYMDMVSVGATINTMLAASRAKGLTVIENAAREPEIIDVATLLNNMGAQVRGAGTDTIRILGTDTMHGAQHTVIPDRIEAGTYLALAAAMGDGVVIENIIYEHLESFIAKLEEMGVRMTIREDSIEVHKSENLKAVNITTVPYPGFATDLQQPITPLLLQTKGRGWIVDTIYEKRVNHVPELARMGADISVLEDRIIYEAPNELTGNQVKATDLRAGAALVTAGVIAQGKTEITNIEFILRGYDHIIEKLTAVGVDIQLVDL, from the coding sequence ATGAAAAAAATAGTAATTAACGGCGGAAAGCGAATCTCGGGAAAAATAACCATTTCTGGAGCGAAAAATTCAGTGGTTGCACTGATTCCAGCAACCATCTTGGCAAATGATGTGGTGACTTTGGAAGGTGTTCCAGATATTTCTGATGTGGAAAGCTTGATTGAAATCATGGAAATCATGGGGGCAAAAGTTGAGCGACATCGTGAAGAAGGACGGCTTGTCATTGATACACGGTCTGTCGTTTCACGTCCTTTGCCTTATGGTAAAATCAATTCGTTACGGGCATCTTATTATTTCAATGGTGCGCTTTTGGGACGCTTTGGTCAGGCGACAGTTGGGTTACCTGGCGGATGTGATTTGGGGCCGCGTCCAACGGATTTGCATGATAAAGCTTTTAAAGCTTTGGGAGCAAGAAAACTTCAACAAGAAGAAGCGGAGCATTTGGAAGTCATTGGCGATCATTTGGTCGGAACGACGATTTATATGGATATGGTATCGGTGGGAGCAACAATCAATACCATGCTTGCAGCCAGTCGTGCTAAGGGATTGACTGTGATTGAGAATGCGGCGCGCGAGCCAGAAATCATTGATGTGGCGACTTTACTTAATAATATGGGCGCTCAAGTTCGAGGAGCGGGAACAGATACAATCCGTATCCTTGGAACAGATACGATGCATGGCGCGCAACATACCGTTATTCCAGACCGCATTGAGGCAGGGACTTATTTGGCACTTGCTGCGGCAATGGGAGATGGTGTGGTGATTGAGAATATCATCTATGAACATTTGGAATCTTTCATTGCTAAGTTGGAAGAGATGGGTGTGCGGATGACGATTCGTGAGGATAGTATTGAAGTTCACAAGTCAGAAAATCTTAAAGCGGTAAATATCACTACGGTGCCTTATCCTGGATTTGCGACAGATTTACAACAGCCAATCACACCGCTTTTGTTGCAAACAAAGGGTCGTGGTTGGATTGTTGATACGATCTATGAAAAACGAGTGAATCATGTGCCAGAATTAGCACGTATGGGAGCCGATATTTCTGTCTTGGAAGATCGTATTATTTATGAAGCCCCAAATGAGTTGACAGGTAATCAAGTAAAAGCTACGGATTTGCGAGCCGGTGCAGCTTTAGTAACTGCTGGTGTGATTGCACAGGGTAAAACGGAAATTACGAATATTGAGTTCATTTTGCGTGGTTATGATCATATTATTGAAAAATTAACTGCGGTTGGTGTGGATATTCAACTGGTTGATTTGTGA